The following are encoded together in the Longimicrobium terrae genome:
- a CDS encoding RHS repeat-associated core domain-containing protein → MPIRSSLAGRLTAAFLALFAGLLLFAPQARAQSCTTLEDCPQEGQAPSINFQPDSGTFSQPTVPVSITLTASPGDSVTTVIVRWKGDTITSAFQTRRSGIGLKRLYLTGQVSITSDPKMISVTACGRFNCNADSAQYKLGAPGARVTPNGSWAQVASGAAGAYAMWVRNTGALPATFSLLGSCRDAQGTFLSGCGAPSVSTLTLGAGDSASVGLSFPALSAGQEITLRLSARSTANAAIEDAGWAELEGVGTGTAPAAMTVALVDLNSSATIARDQCVTVAIAPGAALECGDLRLAHGLPAVQVLGRTHAPALLYSSAHVSGTARVYADVRLPVGSMVPTTVEVKVFKPNGSFYRTVYPGSQWGSGTARRISIVMDTLASLTGVYPYTMQVTAHYTGVSYPVAVAGEVAVVNRATSQFGPGWWLAGMEQVVTVSGNRLLRVGGDGSTRIYSPASTGMWVAARVDRADTMWARAGGGYQRRTPQGAVVSFGPQGEHLSTANRLNQHTRFVRDISNGPLTWLEVPREPGSTGASLHYRFVTNAAGKVTSVEAPDLNDVRGRVVVLGRDGLNRVTSITDPDSVAVSFGYDGLYATSRTDRRGVQSVFTYGAGRTVTSSRVWLGPLASDSIIHRFEPVEGRGIVAALPLSRTHTLLDGPRTDVGDTTLIWVGRFGAPRRIRDALGSETLLLRGDASFPALVTEVRRPNANGAPVARQSATYDTHGRLQSSTALNPLGDGQNPITTYTYDDKWNGVTSITTPGQGVVTMGYDTINGNRLWEQVGDATRRVSYRYTANGQLRAVESPMVNGVARVDSVMYDEWGLLRASISPLGFHTMHYADGVGRDTLVITPVTPGDTTEAAVRANGARSRTAYDVVNRVRWTQSIGPAMVQASQNGSVDPADTPQEIVSVVNGYDGHGDLVSVERQSLPDVAGIGTLTTSYGYDVVGRKTLETSTQGDYRTTRYDPAGNVLGTTMRNFPEVTMQYDALNRLVRRTVPGVSTGSACPPLDSVCGEAKFPYYPTGPNGALDIPGEVFTFGYDAAGNQVWAENLDSRVQRSYYNNGALRTDTTRMRTYAGLDYGEHVYGLEYTYDMAGRMTRLSHPYNLSGAAQADSFAYDPVTSELTYARSRQGHVYGFAYDKQGRQTGMAYPGGGGERTTYDVEGRRLTRTDSLSSGAVLEYDTFQYDARGKQTYIYGGVAGGTSEFRNWYSGLGNLVATDWGNVLDNGRNSQVFTVDAMGNQQQNTTINGGVINPTFWNTYTASGGRIAVIARVIPSPNPHLEQRDSTFRYYDGSGNVTWAIHSWRTLSGSSYTTYLTNTRNWYGADGKLRVLQTWDESSTATGWTREGLVSEYRYDALGRRIMERTRREWPVCYVTASEPCVSTITRFVWAGDQLLWELRAPGQSATGINLEATTGTGDWYGRVSYFHAGGIDKPLLITKENVGSLVPRDTWRGQFHAGTSPTTGLRGDCTGASPTGCIWAPWPGWQTTAGHAQTGTAPEVQAWFGGLVDGMRDASGQMYMRNRYYDPATGQFTQTDPIGLAGGLNSYGFAAGDPVSYSDPYGLTPCPLVFRQCRERMVRGVMRLAGRPLTETEVRYYADHPVTLLAAAQAATAADIFAQQMGKTYAGLPGDVVNASRHQMGQCIMTQRTDERTAKETADVHEAEEPADSQDSKDDQANNNVGRAAGRHPSTNCQAAVERNIQTGYYNEAAITAASNP, encoded by the coding sequence ATGCCAATCCGCTCTTCCCTCGCCGGCCGGCTGACGGCGGCATTCCTCGCGCTGTTCGCGGGCCTGCTGCTGTTCGCGCCTCAGGCACGCGCCCAATCGTGTACCACGCTGGAAGACTGCCCCCAGGAGGGGCAGGCGCCATCGATCAACTTTCAGCCTGACAGCGGGACGTTCTCGCAGCCCACCGTGCCGGTCAGCATCACGTTGACGGCGTCGCCGGGTGACTCGGTGACTACGGTAATCGTGAGGTGGAAGGGTGACACGATCACGTCGGCCTTTCAGACCCGCAGGAGCGGCATCGGACTCAAGCGTCTGTACTTGACCGGGCAGGTGAGCATCACGTCGGATCCCAAGATGATCAGCGTGACGGCCTGCGGCAGGTTCAACTGCAACGCGGATTCCGCGCAGTACAAGCTCGGTGCGCCCGGAGCACGGGTCACGCCGAACGGGTCGTGGGCGCAGGTGGCGTCGGGCGCGGCGGGGGCGTACGCGATGTGGGTGCGCAACACGGGCGCGCTGCCCGCCACCTTTTCGCTCCTCGGTTCGTGCCGCGACGCGCAGGGCACGTTCCTGAGCGGATGCGGCGCGCCGTCCGTGTCCACACTGACGCTCGGGGCGGGGGACTCGGCGTCCGTGGGACTCAGCTTCCCCGCCCTGTCCGCCGGACAGGAGATCACCCTGCGGCTCTCCGCCCGCAGCACGGCGAACGCCGCGATCGAGGACGCGGGGTGGGCGGAGCTGGAAGGGGTAGGCACCGGCACCGCGCCCGCGGCCATGACGGTCGCCCTGGTGGATCTGAACTCCAGCGCCACCATCGCCCGCGACCAGTGCGTCACGGTGGCCATCGCACCCGGCGCGGCGCTGGAGTGCGGCGACCTGCGGCTGGCGCACGGGCTTCCCGCGGTGCAGGTGCTGGGGCGCACCCACGCGCCGGCGCTCCTGTACAGCAGCGCGCACGTGTCGGGGACGGCGCGTGTGTACGCGGACGTGCGGCTTCCCGTCGGCTCCATGGTGCCGACGACGGTAGAGGTGAAGGTATTCAAGCCCAACGGCTCCTTCTACCGGACGGTGTACCCGGGCAGCCAGTGGGGATCGGGCACCGCGCGGCGCATCTCCATCGTGATGGACACGCTGGCGTCGCTGACCGGGGTGTATCCGTACACGATGCAGGTCACCGCGCACTACACGGGCGTGTCGTATCCCGTGGCGGTGGCCGGCGAGGTGGCGGTGGTGAACCGAGCCACGAGCCAGTTCGGGCCGGGGTGGTGGCTGGCCGGGATGGAGCAGGTGGTGACCGTGTCGGGGAACCGCCTGCTGCGTGTGGGCGGTGACGGAAGCACGCGCATCTACAGCCCGGCGTCCACGGGGATGTGGGTGGCCGCGCGGGTGGACCGCGCCGACACGATGTGGGCCAGGGCCGGCGGCGGGTACCAGCGCCGGACGCCCCAGGGCGCCGTGGTGAGCTTCGGTCCGCAGGGGGAGCACCTGTCGACGGCGAACCGCCTGAACCAGCACACCCGCTTCGTCCGCGACATCAGCAACGGGCCGCTGACCTGGCTGGAGGTGCCGCGGGAGCCGGGCTCCACGGGCGCCAGTCTGCACTACCGGTTCGTAACGAACGCGGCCGGCAAGGTGACGTCGGTGGAGGCGCCGGACTTGAACGACGTCCGCGGGCGCGTGGTGGTGCTGGGGCGCGATGGGCTGAACCGCGTGACCTCCATCACCGATCCGGACAGCGTGGCGGTCTCCTTCGGCTACGACGGCCTGTACGCGACCTCGCGCACGGACCGGCGCGGAGTGCAGTCGGTGTTCACCTACGGTGCAGGGCGGACGGTCACCTCGTCGCGCGTGTGGCTGGGGCCGCTGGCGAGCGACAGCATCATCCACCGCTTCGAGCCGGTGGAGGGGCGCGGCATCGTGGCTGCCCTGCCGCTGTCGCGCACGCACACGCTGCTGGACGGGCCGCGGACGGACGTGGGCGACACGACGCTCATCTGGGTGGGGCGCTTCGGGGCGCCGCGCCGCATCCGCGACGCGCTCGGCAGTGAAACGCTGCTGCTGCGGGGGGACGCGAGCTTTCCGGCGCTGGTCACGGAGGTGCGCAGGCCCAACGCGAACGGCGCGCCGGTGGCCCGCCAGTCGGCCACCTATGACACGCACGGACGGCTGCAGAGCAGCACGGCGCTCAACCCGCTGGGCGACGGGCAGAACCCGATCACGACCTACACGTACGACGACAAGTGGAACGGGGTGACGTCCATCACCACGCCGGGCCAGGGCGTCGTGACGATGGGGTACGATACCATCAACGGGAACCGGCTCTGGGAGCAGGTAGGCGACGCCACGCGGCGGGTGAGCTACCGGTACACCGCGAACGGGCAGCTCCGGGCGGTGGAGTCGCCGATGGTGAACGGGGTGGCGCGTGTGGACTCGGTGATGTACGACGAATGGGGGCTGCTGCGGGCCAGCATCAGCCCGCTGGGCTTTCACACCATGCACTACGCTGACGGGGTGGGCCGCGACACGCTGGTCATCACGCCCGTCACCCCCGGCGACACCACCGAGGCGGCGGTGCGGGCCAACGGCGCCCGCAGCCGCACGGCGTACGACGTGGTGAACCGGGTGAGGTGGACTCAGAGCATCGGCCCCGCGATGGTGCAAGCCTCGCAGAACGGGTCGGTGGACCCGGCCGACACGCCGCAGGAGATTGTATCGGTAGTGAACGGGTACGACGGGCACGGCGACCTGGTGAGTGTGGAGCGGCAGAGCCTGCCGGACGTGGCGGGGATCGGCACCCTCACCACCAGCTACGGATACGACGTCGTAGGGCGAAAGACGCTGGAGACGAGCACGCAGGGCGACTACCGTACGACGCGGTACGACCCGGCGGGGAACGTGCTGGGCACCACGATGCGCAACTTTCCGGAAGTGACGATGCAGTACGACGCGTTGAACCGGCTGGTGCGGCGGACGGTGCCGGGGGTGAGCACCGGCAGCGCGTGTCCTCCGCTGGACAGCGTTTGCGGCGAGGCCAAGTTCCCTTACTATCCCACCGGCCCGAACGGCGCGCTGGACATTCCGGGCGAGGTGTTCACGTTCGGGTACGACGCGGCGGGCAACCAGGTGTGGGCGGAAAACCTGGATTCGAGGGTGCAGCGCAGCTACTACAACAACGGCGCGCTCCGGACGGACACCACGCGGATGCGTACGTATGCGGGGCTGGACTACGGCGAGCACGTCTACGGGCTCGAGTATACGTACGACATGGCGGGGCGGATGACGCGGCTGTCGCACCCGTACAACCTGTCGGGCGCGGCGCAGGCGGACAGCTTCGCGTACGACCCGGTGACCAGCGAACTGACGTATGCGCGCAGCCGGCAGGGTCACGTGTACGGGTTCGCGTACGATAAGCAGGGCCGGCAGACCGGGATGGCGTACCCGGGCGGCGGCGGGGAGCGGACCACGTACGATGTCGAGGGACGCCGGCTCACGCGCACGGACTCGCTCTCCAGCGGCGCGGTGCTGGAGTACGACACCTTCCAGTACGACGCGCGCGGCAAGCAGACGTACATCTACGGGGGGGTGGCCGGGGGGACGAGCGAGTTTCGCAACTGGTACTCGGGGCTCGGAAACCTGGTGGCGACGGACTGGGGCAACGTCCTGGACAACGGGCGCAACTCGCAGGTATTCACGGTGGATGCGATGGGCAATCAGCAGCAGAACACCACCATCAACGGTGGAGTGATCAATCCCACGTTCTGGAACACGTACACGGCGTCGGGCGGGCGCATCGCGGTCATCGCGCGCGTGATTCCGAGTCCGAACCCGCACCTGGAGCAGCGGGACAGCACCTTCCGGTACTACGACGGCTCGGGGAACGTGACGTGGGCCATCCACAGCTGGAGAACCTTGAGCGGCAGCTCGTACACCACCTACCTCACCAACACGCGTAACTGGTACGGCGCGGACGGCAAGCTGCGGGTGCTGCAGACGTGGGACGAGTCGAGCACGGCGACCGGCTGGACGAGGGAAGGGCTGGTTTCGGAGTACCGGTACGACGCGCTGGGGCGGCGCATAATGGAGCGTACGCGGCGGGAGTGGCCGGTGTGCTACGTGACCGCGAGCGAGCCGTGCGTGAGCACCATTACGCGTTTCGTCTGGGCGGGCGACCAGCTGCTGTGGGAACTGCGCGCGCCGGGCCAGTCGGCGACTGGAATCAATCTGGAGGCGACGACCGGGACCGGCGACTGGTACGGCCGGGTGAGCTACTTTCACGCGGGCGGGATCGACAAGCCGCTGCTGATCACCAAGGAGAACGTGGGCAGCCTGGTGCCGCGGGACACGTGGCGCGGGCAGTTCCATGCGGGCACATCGCCCACCACGGGCCTGCGCGGCGACTGCACGGGCGCGAGCCCGACGGGGTGCATCTGGGCGCCCTGGCCCGGCTGGCAGACCACGGCGGGCCACGCGCAGACGGGGACAGCGCCGGAGGTGCAGGCGTGGTTCGGCGGCCTGGTGGACGGCATGCGCGACGCCAGCGGCCAGATGTACATGCGCAACCGCTACTACGACCCGGCCACCGGCCAGTTCACCCAGACGGATCCCATCGGGCTCGCGGGCGGGCTAAACAGCTACGGGTTTGCGGCGGGAGATCCGGTGTCCTACAGTGACCCGTACGGCTTGACTCCATGCCCATTGGTCTTCAGACAATGTCGGGAAAGAATGGTACGAGGAGTCATGCGTCTGGCGGGGAGACCGCTTACTGAAACAGAAGTCCGGTACTATGCGGACCATCCGGTAACCCTGCTGGCAGCCGCCCAGGCGGCGACGGCCGCTGACATCTTCGCTCAGCAAATGGGCAAAACGTACGCTGGCCTACCCGGGGATGTGGTAAACGCTTCGCGACATCAGATGGGCCAATGCATCATGACGCAGCGGACGGATGAGAGAACCGCGAAGGAGACCGCCGATGTGCACGAGGCGGAGGAGCCCGCAGATAGTCAGGATTCCAAGGATGATCAGGCGAACAACAATGTCGGGCGCGCCGCAGGACGGCATCCCAGCACGAACTGCCAAGCAGCCGTAGAGAGGAATATACAAACAGGATACTACAATGAGGCGGCAATTACCGCCGCCTCTAATCCCTGA
- a CDS encoding RHS repeat-associated core domain-containing protein: MRDASGQMYTRNRCYDPATGQFRQTDPIGLAGGLNGYGFAEGGC, encoded by the coding sequence ATGCGTGACGCGAGCGGCCAGATGTACACGCGCAACCGCTGCTACGACCCCGCTACAGGCCAGTTCAGGCAGACGGATCCCATCGGGCTTGCCGGCGGGTTGAATGGCTACGGGTTCGCCGAAGGCGGCTGCTGA